One stretch of Streptomyces sp. NBC_00443 DNA includes these proteins:
- a CDS encoding cytidine deaminase: MTPAASHDVDWDKLRAAARDAMSRAYAPYSGYPVGVAALVDDGRTVTGCNVENASYGVGLCAECGLVSELQNTGGGRLTHFTCVDGEGDVLVPCGRCRQLLYEFGGPGLLLETPAGILPLSEMLPQAFGPGHLRK; encoded by the coding sequence GTGACCCCGGCCGCCTCCCACGACGTCGACTGGGACAAGCTGCGCGCGGCGGCCCGGGACGCCATGTCCCGCGCCTACGCGCCATACTCCGGCTACCCGGTCGGCGTCGCGGCCCTGGTCGACGACGGCCGTACGGTCACCGGCTGCAACGTCGAGAACGCGTCGTACGGCGTCGGCCTGTGCGCCGAGTGCGGTCTGGTCTCGGAGCTGCAGAACACCGGGGGCGGCCGCTTGACGCACTTCACCTGCGTCGACGGCGAGGGCGACGTCCTCGTCCCCTGCGGCCGCTGCCGCCAGCTCCTGTACGAGTTCGGCGGCCCGGGTCTCCTCCTGGAGACCCCGGCAGGCATCCTGCCGCTGTCGGAGATGCTGCCGCAGGCCTTCGGGCCGGGCCACCTCAGAAAGTAA
- a CDS encoding ABC transporter permease: MTAPTSATDVNQPTLQPAAPTGRRLSWPVLLLVIAGALALTSIVRIITGADGITNVSQMSTALQLAVPIGLAGLGGLWAERAGVVNIGLEGMMILGTWFGAWAGFQWGPWTGVVVGIIGGCIGGILHAIATITFRVNHIVSGVAINILALGVTRYLAPLAFEGHAGGSAKQSPAIDSLGHFTVPGLSDGLRDLNNQGWFFISDIAGLLGGLVTNVSWLTLIAIAMIPGTWWILWRTAFGLRLRSCGENPVAAESLGVNVYKYKYIAVIISGGLAGLGGVFLSIVANPFYLEGQVSGRGYIGLAAMIFGNWMPGGLALGAGLFGYTDSLNLRGGSTNVHALLLLGALLLIIGAIWLVIRKKYAPSMITAVVGALVYTWYATTNEVPNQVVSATPYVVTLVVLTLSAQRLRMPKADGLPYKKGQGK; the protein is encoded by the coding sequence ATGACCGCCCCGACCTCGGCGACCGACGTCAACCAGCCCACGCTGCAGCCCGCGGCACCGACCGGCCGCCGCCTCTCGTGGCCCGTCCTGCTCCTGGTCATCGCCGGAGCCCTGGCGCTGACCTCGATCGTCCGCATCATCACCGGCGCCGACGGCATCACCAACGTCAGCCAGATGTCCACCGCGCTCCAGCTCGCCGTGCCGATCGGCCTCGCCGGTCTCGGCGGTCTGTGGGCCGAGCGGGCGGGCGTCGTCAACATCGGCCTCGAGGGCATGATGATCCTCGGCACCTGGTTCGGCGCCTGGGCCGGCTTCCAGTGGGGTCCGTGGACCGGTGTCGTCGTCGGCATCATCGGTGGCTGCATCGGCGGCATCCTGCACGCCATCGCCACCATCACCTTCAGGGTCAACCACATCGTCTCCGGTGTGGCGATCAACATCCTCGCCCTCGGCGTCACCCGCTACCTCGCGCCGCTCGCCTTCGAGGGCCACGCGGGCGGCTCCGCCAAGCAGTCCCCGGCGATCGACTCCCTCGGCCACTTCACCGTGCCGGGCCTGTCCGACGGGCTCAGGGACCTCAACAACCAGGGCTGGTTCTTCATCTCGGACATCGCCGGTCTGCTCGGCGGTCTGGTCACCAACGTCTCCTGGCTGACCCTGATCGCCATCGCGATGATCCCCGGCACCTGGTGGATCCTGTGGCGCACCGCCTTCGGTCTGCGACTGCGTTCCTGCGGTGAGAACCCGGTCGCGGCGGAGTCCCTCGGCGTGAACGTCTACAAGTACAAGTACATCGCCGTGATCATCTCCGGCGGCCTGGCGGGCCTCGGCGGCGTCTTCCTCTCCATCGTCGCCAACCCCTTCTACCTGGAGGGCCAGGTCAGCGGCCGCGGTTACATCGGCCTCGCCGCGATGATCTTCGGCAACTGGATGCCGGGCGGACTCGCACTCGGCGCCGGCCTGTTCGGCTACACCGACAGCCTCAACCTGCGTGGCGGCTCCACGAACGTCCACGCCCTGCTGCTGCTCGGCGCGCTCCTGCTGATCATCGGCGCGATCTGGCTGGTGATCCGCAAGAAGTACGCCCCGTCGATGATCACCGCGGTGGTCGGCGCCCTGGTGTACACCTGGTACGCCACCACCAACGAGGTGCCCAACCAGGTCGTCTCCGCCACGCCGTACGTCGTCACGCTCGTCGTCCTCACCTTGTCCGCGCAGCGCCTGCGGATGCCGAAGGCGGACGGCCTGCCGTACAAGAAGGGGCAGGGCAAGTGA
- a CDS encoding ABC transporter permease, with the protein MKKFDKERVLLAVAGPVIALAVAFALTSIVLIASGQNPVEPYTLMFEQLSFSDIQVLIINQASLYYIAALAVAIGFRMNLFNIGVDGQYQLAAMMAAIVGAHANLPAALQVPLLLLTAVCTGAFWSGIAGVLKVTRGVSEVVATIMLNAIATSVIAYLWLPNVFGVKVGNNNTTGEMHESGWVPGISMGDAGEIYGLVFLAVLLGIAYWIVLNRTRFGFDLRASGASQTAAAASGVDPKRMVLTAMLLSGGLAGLAGLPILLGDTHTYSLNFPTGIGFLGIGIALLGRNSPVGIAFAALLWAWLDKASPELDFHGYDKEIAVIMQGLIVLSVVVSYEAVREWGLRRQQRQVGAELAAGHVLGADNNTTKEVAGR; encoded by the coding sequence ATGAAGAAGTTCGACAAGGAGCGCGTGCTCCTCGCTGTGGCCGGACCGGTCATCGCGCTCGCCGTGGCCTTCGCCCTGACCTCGATCGTGCTGATCGCGTCGGGCCAGAACCCCGTCGAGCCGTACACCCTGATGTTCGAGCAGCTCTCGTTCTCCGACATCCAGGTCCTGATCATCAACCAGGCCTCGCTGTACTACATCGCGGCACTCGCGGTGGCCATCGGCTTCCGGATGAACCTGTTCAACATCGGCGTCGACGGCCAGTACCAGCTCGCCGCCATGATGGCCGCGATCGTCGGCGCCCACGCGAACCTGCCGGCCGCCCTCCAGGTTCCGCTGCTGCTCCTCACCGCCGTCTGCACCGGCGCCTTCTGGTCCGGCATCGCCGGTGTCCTCAAGGTCACCCGCGGCGTCAGCGAGGTCGTCGCGACGATCATGCTGAACGCGATCGCCACGTCGGTCATCGCCTACCTGTGGCTGCCTAACGTCTTCGGCGTCAAGGTCGGCAACAACAACACCACCGGCGAGATGCACGAGTCCGGCTGGGTCCCCGGCATCAGCATGGGCGACGCCGGCGAGATCTACGGCCTGGTCTTCCTCGCCGTCCTGCTCGGCATCGCCTACTGGATCGTTCTCAACCGCACCCGCTTCGGCTTCGACCTGCGCGCCTCCGGCGCCTCGCAGACCGCCGCCGCGGCCAGCGGTGTCGACCCCAAGCGCATGGTGCTCACCGCCATGCTGCTCTCCGGCGGTCTCGCGGGCCTCGCCGGTCTGCCGATCCTGCTCGGCGACACCCACACGTACAGCCTGAACTTCCCCACCGGCATCGGCTTCCTCGGCATCGGTATCGCGCTGCTCGGCCGCAACAGCCCCGTCGGCATCGCGTTCGCCGCCCTGCTGTGGGCCTGGCTCGACAAGGCCTCGCCCGAGCTGGACTTCCACGGCTACGACAAGGAGATCGCGGTCATCATGCAGGGCCTGATCGTGCTCTCGGTCGTCGTGTCCTACGAGGCCGTCCGTGAGTGGGGCCTGCGCCGCCAGCAGCGCCAGGTCGGCGCCGAACTGGCCGCCGGTCACGTCCTGGGCGCCGACAACAACACCACGAAGGAGGTGGCTGGCCGATGA
- a CDS encoding ABC transporter ATP-binding protein has protein sequence MTAVELAGITKRFPGVVANHDIHLTVRKGTVHALVGENGAGKSTLMKILYGMQKPDEGTIAIDGRQVTFSSPADAIVRGIGMVHQHFMLADNLTVLENVVLGSEKLYGIGAKARRKIKEISERYGLGVEPDRLVEELGVAARQRVEILKVLYRGATTLILDEPTAVLVPQEVDALFDNLRELKAEGLSVIFISHKLGEVLSVADEITVIRRGTTVGTAVPAETTPRQLAEMMVGSELPTPETAESTVTDRPVITVDKLRLEAVGGKALLDDISFTIHAGEVLGIAGVEGNGQTELVDALIGLKGADSGTITLADEEMTGWTTRKRREQGIGYIPEDRHRHGLLLEAPLWENRILGHVTEKPLAKGVWLDPKAAQQDTRRIVEAYDVRTPGIDVTAASLSGGNQQKLIVGREMSHKPRFLIAAHPTRGVDVGAQAAIWDHIREARREGLAVLLISADLDELIGLSDTLRVIYNGKLVADADPATITPEELGSAMTGAATGHLEHEETPETPADTPEIRKAPESGEDEAR, from the coding sequence GTGACCGCCGTCGAACTCGCCGGGATCACCAAGCGTTTCCCGGGCGTCGTGGCCAACCACGACATCCACCTCACCGTCCGCAAGGGCACCGTCCACGCCCTCGTCGGCGAGAACGGCGCAGGCAAGTCGACGCTGATGAAGATCCTCTACGGCATGCAGAAGCCGGACGAGGGCACCATCGCCATCGATGGCCGGCAGGTCACCTTCTCGTCGCCGGCCGACGCCATCGTGCGCGGCATCGGCATGGTGCACCAGCACTTCATGCTCGCCGACAACCTCACCGTCCTCGAGAACGTCGTGTTGGGCAGCGAGAAGCTGTACGGCATCGGCGCCAAGGCCCGCCGCAAGATCAAGGAGATCTCCGAGCGCTACGGCCTCGGCGTGGAGCCCGACCGCCTGGTCGAGGAGCTCGGCGTCGCCGCCCGCCAGCGCGTGGAGATCCTCAAGGTCCTCTACCGCGGCGCCACCACGCTGATCCTCGACGAGCCCACGGCCGTCCTGGTGCCGCAGGAGGTCGACGCGCTCTTCGACAACCTGCGCGAGCTGAAGGCCGAGGGCCTGTCGGTCATCTTCATCTCCCACAAGCTCGGCGAGGTCCTCTCCGTCGCCGACGAGATCACCGTCATCCGCCGCGGCACGACGGTCGGTACGGCGGTCCCCGCCGAGACGACCCCGCGCCAGCTCGCCGAGATGATGGTGGGCAGCGAACTGCCGACGCCGGAGACGGCGGAGTCGACGGTCACCGACCGCCCGGTCATCACCGTCGACAAGCTGCGCCTGGAGGCGGTCGGCGGCAAGGCCCTGCTGGACGACATCTCCTTCACCATCCATGCGGGCGAGGTCCTGGGCATCGCCGGCGTCGAGGGCAACGGCCAGACCGAGCTGGTCGACGCGCTCATCGGCCTCAAGGGCGCCGACTCCGGCACGATCACCCTCGCCGACGAGGAGATGACCGGCTGGACCACCCGCAAGCGCCGCGAGCAGGGCATCGGCTACATCCCCGAGGACCGCCACCGCCACGGCCTGCTCCTGGAGGCCCCCCTCTGGGAGAACCGCATCCTCGGCCATGTCACCGAGAAGCCCCTCGCCAAGGGCGTCTGGCTGGACCCGAAGGCCGCGCAGCAGGACACCCGCCGCATCGTCGAGGCGTACGACGTCCGCACGCCCGGCATCGACGTCACCGCCGCATCCCTGTCCGGCGGCAACCAGCAGAAGCTGATCGTCGGCCGCGAGATGAGCCACAAGCCTCGTTTCCTGATCGCCGCGCACCCGACCCGTGGTGTGGACGTCGGTGCGCAGGCCGCGATCTGGGACCACATCCGTGAGGCCCGCCGCGAGGGCCTGGCCGTGCTGCTGATCTCCGCCGACCTGGACGAGCTGATCGGCCTGTCCGACACCCTCCGCGTGATCTACAACGGCAAGCTGGTCGCGGACGCCGACCCGGCCACCATCACCCCGGAGGAGCTCGGTTCGGCCATGACCGGTGCCGCGACCGGTCACCTGGAACACGAAGAGACCCCCGAGACCCCGGCAGACACCCCCGAGATCCGCAAGGCTCCCGAGTCTGGCGAAGACGAGGCCCGCTGA
- a CDS encoding BMP family lipoprotein has product MRRISRITVAGAATASLALALSACGGTSTSASSDSKGNKGLAIAYDVGGKGDQSFNDAAYAGLEQAKKEFQYDTADVEPTEGETDADKEQRLASLAKQGYNPVVGVGYAYAAAVKGAAEKFPDTTFGIVDDSTVESKNVADLVFSEEQASYLAGVAAAKSTKTNTVGFVGGVDIPLIHKFQAGFEQGVKDTNPQAKVLSQYLTQTAEEGGFSSPDKGKSAAEGQIEKKADVVYAAAGLSGQGVIEAAAANKVWAIGVDSDQYKQEALAKYKDSILTSAMKDVAKAVYNLAKSVEDGKPETGIVRGDLKTGEVSLSNSNPKFADNTELQDAIKTAKEKIISGEIKVKSS; this is encoded by the coding sequence ATGCGCCGGATTTCCCGGATAACGGTCGCAGGCGCAGCGACCGCCTCCCTGGCCCTCGCGCTCTCCGCCTGCGGCGGCACCTCGACGTCCGCCTCGTCGGACTCGAAGGGCAACAAGGGCCTCGCCATCGCGTACGACGTCGGCGGCAAGGGCGACCAGTCCTTCAACGACGCCGCGTACGCGGGCCTGGAGCAGGCGAAGAAGGAGTTCCAGTACGACACGGCCGACGTCGAGCCCACCGAGGGTGAGACGGACGCCGACAAGGAACAGCGCCTGGCCTCGCTGGCCAAGCAGGGCTACAACCCGGTCGTCGGTGTCGGCTACGCCTACGCGGCCGCCGTCAAGGGCGCCGCGGAGAAGTTCCCCGACACCACCTTCGGCATCGTGGACGACTCCACGGTCGAGTCGAAGAACGTCGCGGACCTGGTCTTCTCCGAGGAGCAGGCCTCGTACCTGGCCGGTGTCGCCGCCGCCAAGAGCACCAAGACGAACACGGTCGGCTTCGTGGGCGGTGTGGACATCCCGCTCATCCACAAGTTCCAGGCCGGCTTCGAGCAGGGCGTCAAGGACACCAACCCGCAGGCCAAGGTCCTCAGCCAGTACCTCACGCAGACCGCGGAGGAGGGCGGCTTCTCGAGCCCTGACAAGGGCAAGTCGGCCGCCGAGGGCCAGATCGAGAAGAAGGCCGACGTCGTCTACGCGGCCGCCGGTCTGTCCGGCCAGGGTGTCATCGAGGCCGCCGCCGCCAACAAGGTGTGGGCGATCGGTGTCGACTCCGACCAGTACAAGCAGGAAGCTCTCGCCAAGTACAAGGACTCGATCCTGACCTCGGCGATGAAGGACGTCGCCAAGGCGGTGTACAACCTGGCGAAGTCGGTCGAGGACGGCAAGCCCGAGACCGGTATCGTTCGTGGCGATCTGAAGACCGGCGAGGTGAGCCTGTCGAACTCCAACCCGAAGTTCGCGGACAACACCGAGCTGCAGGACGCCATCAAGACGGCCAAGGAGAAGATCATCAGCGGCGAGATCAAGGTCAAGTCCAGCTGA
- a CDS encoding BMP family lipoprotein translates to MRRTSKLARVAVGVASIALAATACGGTSSDSGSDSDGSGDTKGLAIAYDIGGKGDQSFNDAAYAGLQKAQKEFKYKTADIEPTEGETDADKEQRLASLAKQGYNPVIGVGFAYGPAMEAVAKKYPDTTFGIVDSVVEGDNVTSLVFAEEQASYLAGVAAAKATKTNTVGFIGGVDIPLIHKFEAGYKQGVQDTSGGKVKVLSQYLTQTAEEGGFSSPDKGKAAAEGQIEKNADVLYQAAGLSGQGVIEAAAKAKVWAIGVDSDQYDQAALASYKGYILTSALKDVGGAVYALAKSVEDDKPLTGTQTFDLKVNGVGLSESNPEFAKIAGLSEAVAKAKEGIIDGSIKVKTE, encoded by the coding sequence ATGCGTCGAACATCCAAACTGGCCCGTGTCGCGGTGGGGGTCGCGTCGATCGCGCTCGCTGCCACGGCCTGCGGTGGTACCAGCAGCGACAGCGGCAGTGACAGCGACGGCAGCGGCGACACCAAGGGTCTCGCCATCGCGTACGACATCGGCGGCAAGGGCGACCAGTCCTTCAACGACGCCGCGTACGCCGGTCTGCAGAAGGCCCAGAAGGAGTTCAAGTACAAGACGGCCGACATCGAGCCCACCGAGGGCGAGACGGACGCCGACAAGGAGCAGCGCCTGGCCTCGCTGGCCAAGCAGGGCTACAACCCGGTGATCGGCGTCGGCTTCGCCTACGGCCCCGCGATGGAGGCCGTGGCCAAGAAGTACCCGGACACCACCTTCGGCATCGTCGACTCGGTGGTCGAGGGCGACAACGTCACCTCCCTCGTGTTCGCCGAGGAGCAGGCCTCCTACCTGGCCGGCGTCGCCGCCGCCAAGGCCACCAAGACGAACACGGTCGGCTTCATCGGCGGTGTGGACATCCCGCTGATCCACAAGTTCGAGGCCGGCTACAAGCAGGGCGTCCAGGACACCAGCGGCGGCAAGGTCAAGGTCCTCTCGCAGTACCTGACGCAGACCGCGGAGGAGGGCGGCTTCTCCAGCCCCGACAAGGGCAAGGCCGCCGCCGAGGGCCAGATCGAGAAGAACGCCGACGTCCTCTACCAGGCGGCCGGTCTGTCCGGTCAGGGCGTCATCGAGGCCGCCGCGAAGGCCAAGGTCTGGGCGATCGGCGTCGACTCCGACCAGTACGACCAGGCCGCCCTGGCTTCGTACAAGGGCTACATCCTGACCTCCGCGCTCAAGGACGTCGGCGGCGCGGTCTACGCGCTGGCCAAGTCCGTCGAGGACGACAAGCCGCTTACCGGTACCCAGACCTTCGACCTGAAGGTCAACGGCGTCGGCCTGTCCGAGTCCAACCCGGAGTTCGCGAAGATCGCGGGCCTCTCGGAGGCCGTGGCGAAGGCCAAGGAGGGCATCATCGACGGCTCGATCAAGGTCAAGACCGAGTAG
- a CDS encoding M20 family metallopeptidase — protein sequence MSSESESDQPGEAALPGTLPEALRAELIEFRRDLHMHPELGNQEFRTTAAIKGRLEKAGLRPRVLDSGTGLICDIGEWDGERPMLALRADIDGLPIPDTKSECSYRSTVPDRAHACGHDVHTTVVLGTGLVLAELHRRGQLPRPVRLLFQPAEEVLPGGALDAIKCGVLEGVGRFLALHCDPKVDAGQLGLREGAITSACDRLEIALDGPGGHTARPHLTTDLVTAAARVITDVPAVVARRADARSGLSVTWGRIESGHAPNVIPQHAELSGTVRCLDLDTWRQAPDLVVAAIDEVANLHRAKSEINYVRGVPPVVNDPDSTELLRAAMTARRGADSVESTEQSLGGEDFSWYLEHVPGAMARLGVRVPGDRIGRDLHQGDFDVDESAIKVGVELFTAAALLDAAG from the coding sequence ATGTCCTCCGAGTCCGAGTCCGATCAACCCGGGGAAGCCGCCCTTCCCGGCACCTTGCCGGAGGCGCTCCGTGCCGAACTCATCGAGTTCCGGCGCGACTTGCACATGCACCCGGAGCTCGGCAACCAGGAGTTCCGTACGACCGCCGCGATCAAGGGCCGCCTGGAGAAGGCCGGCCTCAGGCCCCGCGTGCTCGACTCCGGAACCGGGCTCATCTGTGACATCGGGGAGTGGGACGGCGAGCGGCCCATGCTCGCCCTGCGCGCCGACATCGACGGCCTGCCCATCCCGGACACGAAGAGTGAGTGCTCGTACCGCTCGACCGTGCCGGACCGGGCGCACGCCTGCGGGCACGACGTGCACACGACCGTGGTGCTGGGCACCGGCCTGGTCCTGGCCGAGCTGCACAGGCGCGGGCAGCTGCCCCGCCCCGTCCGCCTCCTCTTCCAGCCCGCCGAGGAGGTCCTCCCCGGCGGCGCCCTCGACGCCATCAAGTGCGGGGTGCTCGAAGGGGTCGGCCGGTTCCTCGCCCTGCACTGCGACCCCAAGGTGGACGCCGGGCAGCTGGGCCTGCGGGAGGGCGCCATCACGTCCGCCTGCGACCGGCTGGAAATCGCCCTCGACGGGCCCGGCGGGCACACGGCCCGCCCCCATCTGACGACCGACCTGGTCACCGCCGCCGCCCGGGTCATCACCGACGTGCCCGCGGTCGTCGCCCGGCGCGCCGACGCCCGCAGCGGCCTCTCCGTGACCTGGGGCCGGATCGAATCCGGCCACGCGCCCAACGTCATCCCCCAGCACGCCGAGCTCTCCGGGACCGTGCGCTGCCTGGACCTCGACACCTGGCGGCAGGCGCCCGATCTCGTCGTCGCCGCCATCGACGAGGTCGCCAACCTGCACCGCGCCAAGTCGGAGATCAACTACGTCCGCGGCGTCCCGCCCGTCGTCAACGACCCGGACTCGACCGAGCTGCTGCGCGCCGCCATGACCGCACGCCGCGGTGCCGACTCCGTCGAGAGCACCGAGCAGAGCCTCGGCGGGGAGGACTTCTCCTGGTACCTGGAGCACGTGCCCGGTGCCATGGCCCGGCTGGGGGTCCGAGTGCCCGGTGACCGGATCGGGCGGGACCTGCACCAAGGGGACTTCGACGTGGACGAGTCCGCCATCAAGGTGGGCGTGGAGCTGTTCACGGCGGCAGCGCTGCTCGACGCCGCGGGTTAG
- a CDS encoding class I SAM-dependent DNA methyltransferase, whose amino-acid sequence MPASPHNAEYAENADFLEATRASYDAIAPAYTDRFSDWPADSTPLDRSLVTAFAELAREHVPAPVADLGSGPGYVTAHLDDLGIPVFGVDLSPRMVALARRAHPELRFHVGSMTSLDLPDQTLGGILALYSVIHIPTEHLAATFAEFHRVLVPGGHVLLGFQSGSPDGDEEHLHLSERFGHEISLDYYWRTPDTVAAHLGKSGLPVQARVLREPVDGEKRPRAFVLARKQP is encoded by the coding sequence ATCCCCGCGAGCCCCCACAACGCCGAGTACGCAGAGAACGCCGACTTTCTCGAAGCCACCAGGGCCTCCTACGACGCGATAGCCCCGGCCTACACGGACCGCTTCTCCGACTGGCCGGCCGACAGCACTCCCCTGGACCGATCCCTCGTCACCGCCTTCGCCGAACTCGCCCGCGAGCACGTCCCGGCCCCCGTCGCCGACCTCGGCAGCGGCCCCGGCTACGTCACCGCCCACCTCGACGACCTCGGCATACCGGTCTTCGGAGTCGACCTCTCGCCGCGGATGGTCGCCCTGGCCCGTCGCGCGCATCCCGAACTCCGGTTCCACGTCGGCTCGATGACGTCCCTCGACCTCCCGGACCAGACACTGGGCGGGATCCTCGCGCTGTACTCGGTCATCCACATCCCGACCGAGCACCTCGCCGCCACCTTCGCCGAGTTCCACCGCGTTCTGGTCCCCGGCGGGCACGTACTCCTCGGGTTCCAGTCCGGCAGCCCCGACGGCGACGAGGAGCACCTCCACCTCTCGGAGCGCTTCGGCCACGAGATCTCGCTCGACTACTACTGGCGCACCCCGGACACGGTCGCCGCCCACCTGGGCAAGTCGGGCCTCCCGGTCCAGGCCCGCGTGCTGCGCGAACCGGTCGACGGGGAGAAGCGCCCCCGTGCGTTCGTCCTGGCCCGCAAGCAGCCGTGA
- a CDS encoding ATP-binding protein, with protein MPETEPESEPWEYSLYIPNDVRAVTVSRRTLRLILTMHGLINHVDVAELLATELVSNAVRHTKGPAALRVRWSAGVLRIGAWDADPEPPEPPGSLDQPAEREDGRGLVLVRACADLWGWQPLTRHGNRGKYVWCELAT; from the coding sequence ATGCCCGAAACCGAGCCCGAGTCCGAGCCCTGGGAGTACTCCCTCTACATCCCGAACGACGTCCGAGCCGTCACGGTGTCCCGCCGCACCCTCCGCCTGATCCTCACCATGCACGGCCTGATCAACCACGTCGACGTCGCCGAGCTGCTCGCCACGGAGCTGGTCTCCAACGCCGTACGCCACACGAAGGGGCCGGCCGCCCTACGGGTCCGCTGGTCGGCGGGCGTGCTGCGGATCGGGGCCTGGGACGCCGATCCCGAACCGCCCGAACCGCCCGGATCGTTGGATCAGCCGGCCGAGCGGGAGGACGGACGCGGCCTCGTCCTCGTCCGGGCCTGCGCCGACCTGTGGGGGTGGCAGCCGCTGACCCGGCACGGCAACCGGGGCAAGTACGTGTGGTGCGAACTGGCCACGTAG
- a CDS encoding helix-turn-helix domain-containing protein — translation MAKRTEPTARQMRLAVELRRLRDAAGLTSREAAELLGVSAPQISQIETGLAGVSEKRLRRLAANYSCADDELTNALVAMATDRTRGWWEEYRGLLPTPFLDLAELEHHATFLREAQFLYIPGLLQTEDYTQAVFAYRIPNLPEEELELRVRHRMQRKVILDGTPYEALIHEAALRIMVGDRAASRAQLAGVLEISEAEHVTVRVIPFALEGFAGAASAMMHAGGAVPNLDTVVRDAPNGAAYIDSEAQLSTLRTLFRKLEAASLNPDKSRDLINRVAKEL, via the coding sequence GTGGCGAAGAGGACCGAACCGACGGCACGTCAGATGCGCCTGGCGGTCGAGCTGCGCAGACTCCGTGACGCGGCAGGTCTCACATCACGGGAGGCGGCAGAACTGCTCGGGGTGAGTGCTCCCCAGATCAGCCAGATCGAGACCGGCCTCGCAGGGGTGAGCGAGAAGCGACTGCGCCGCCTTGCCGCCAACTACTCCTGTGCAGACGATGAGTTGACGAACGCCCTGGTAGCCATGGCGACCGACCGCACGCGGGGTTGGTGGGAGGAGTACCGCGGGCTGCTGCCCACACCGTTCCTCGATCTCGCCGAGTTGGAACACCACGCCACGTTCCTACGGGAGGCCCAGTTCCTGTACATCCCCGGCTTGCTCCAAACGGAGGACTACACACAGGCCGTCTTCGCCTACCGAATCCCGAATCTGCCGGAAGAGGAGCTTGAGTTGCGCGTCCGGCACCGGATGCAACGCAAGGTGATCCTCGACGGCACACCGTACGAAGCTCTCATCCACGAGGCGGCCCTGCGCATCATGGTCGGCGACCGTGCCGCCTCGCGGGCCCAGCTGGCGGGAGTCCTCGAAATCTCCGAAGCGGAACACGTCACCGTGCGGGTCATCCCCTTCGCCCTGGAGGGGTTCGCAGGCGCTGCGAGCGCCATGATGCACGCAGGCGGCGCCGTACCCAACCTGGACACCGTCGTCCGTGACGCCCCCAACGGCGCGGCCTACATCGATTCCGAAGCGCAACTCAGCACCCTTCGAACGCTTTTCCGTAAGCTGGAAGCCGCGTCGCTCAACCCCGACAAGTCACGAGACTTGATCAACCGCGTGGCGAAGGAACTGTGA
- a CDS encoding DUF397 domain-containing protein produces the protein MSTSDSWRKSSYSSFGDGDSCVEIANSPTRIAIRDSKDPSVGTLTFPTDAFTPFIEALKAPSAQ, from the coding sequence ATGTCCACTTCTGACAGCTGGCGGAAGTCGTCCTACTCGAGTTTTGGCGACGGCGACTCCTGCGTAGAGATCGCGAACTCCCCCACCCGCATAGCCATACGCGACTCCAAGGACCCGTCTGTCGGCACCCTCACCTTCCCGACCGACGCCTTCACCCCGTTCATCGAAGCCCTGAAGGCCCCCTCAGCCCAGTGA